The proteins below come from a single Streptococcus canis genomic window:
- a CDS encoding RNA polymerase sigma factor, whose amino-acid sequence MSNKVQERRERKIKEAIKAKNWDEVTRLLQQEQSNAERRDRYHNRRIKDETIASKNAKKSVRYDVIASSDLNPEEALILEELRQAIREAKASLSEIDSKIVEMIAEQGSSYKETARYITEHYKKMSDVTVKSHYCKALKKLAPLLKAYR is encoded by the coding sequence ATGAGTAATAAAGTACAAGAACGTCGTGAGCGTAAAATCAAAGAAGCTATTAAAGCTAAAAATTGGGATGAAGTAACTCGTTTGCTTCAACAAGAACAAAGTAACGCAGAACGTCGTGACCGATACCACAATAGACGAATCAAAGACGAAACAATAGCTAGCAAAAATGCCAAAAAGTCTGTACGTTATGATGTCATTGCAAGTTCTGATTTGAATCCCGAAGAAGCTTTAATCCTAGAGGAGTTAAGACAAGCTATTCGTGAAGCTAAAGCATCCCTATCAGAAATTGACAGTAAGATTGTTGAAATGATAGCGGAACAAGGTTCAAGCTATAAAGAAACGGCTCGCTATATCACTGAACATTATAAGAAAATGAGTGATGTAACTGTTAAATCCCATTATTGTAAAGCGCTAAAAAAATTAGCTCCTTTATTAAAAGCTTACCGCTAA
- a CDS encoding helix-turn-helix domain-containing protein → MKFFEENYSQEIPTRIKNLRKKYNITQSELGNAGQVSQVESGKRPITSSMLVYLNALTASSYTYIVFGELDEFIENLFHYFFSSILYRDLEAVDEKLYSFMSDDLISIQSSCLSIAKTFANFNIQRKRFMISTETEMDTFHKKDDIDVWVGGKSYNPARSFRTRTINELTVIDFEEMFDILWLMLGDNLIKSFEVNVCGILFELGGNDIPSTFRQENIDPLINKWWYDNVSTEIIPNLIKKLKENPLFNIGFMVNDILERMYKENIPKSYLTSVPLVISQKGRTTYSFSMTGDQQIDGVKFTQIYEDYMKLLSQGKDIAELYQKYSKEELANLGINIYQSNDIERTEERTFDEIISWVSNPYATRPIQERHTIQLEPTRFSLEDKKRIEEAAAQGLSEIDPIDLVDLYDINLDNTSVNRHIVGLLTNNTQVTYYFQEQLNKELLSMAHALDNVQQAFIKLLSEEEIRKFAL, encoded by the coding sequence ATGAAATTTTTTGAAGAAAATTATTCACAAGAAATACCTACTCGTATCAAAAATTTAAGAAAAAAATACAATATTACACAAAGCGAACTAGGCAATGCAGGTCAAGTTAGTCAAGTTGAAAGTGGTAAGCGACCAATTACGAGTTCGATGTTAGTTTATTTAAATGCTCTAACCGCTTCGAGCTATACGTATATCGTTTTTGGAGAGTTAGATGAGTTTATTGAGAATCTGTTTCATTATTTTTTCAGTTCTATTTTATATAGAGATTTAGAGGCTGTAGATGAAAAACTATATTCTTTCATGAGTGATGATTTAATTTCAATCCAATCAAGTTGTCTAAGTATTGCCAAGACATTTGCAAATTTCAATATTCAAAGAAAAAGATTTATGATTTCTACTGAAACTGAAATGGATACTTTTCACAAGAAAGATGACATTGACGTATGGGTTGGTGGAAAAAGTTATAACCCCGCTAGAAGTTTTAGAACCCGTACCATCAATGAATTGACTGTCATTGATTTTGAAGAAATGTTTGATATTCTTTGGTTGATGTTAGGGGATAATTTAATTAAATCATTTGAAGTTAATGTCTGTGGTATCCTATTTGAATTAGGCGGAAATGACATACCCTCAACATTTAGGCAAGAAAACATTGATCCTCTCATCAATAAATGGTGGTATGATAATGTTTCGACAGAAATTATCCCTAATCTAATAAAAAAACTCAAAGAAAATCCCTTGTTTAATATCGGATTTATGGTAAATGATATATTAGAAAGAATGTATAAAGAGAATATTCCAAAATCTTACCTTACATCCGTCCCATTAGTTATTTCTCAAAAAGGAAGAACAACCTATTCGTTTAGTATGACTGGTGATCAACAAATAGATGGAGTGAAATTCACACAGATATATGAGGACTATATGAAATTACTCAGTCAAGGTAAGGATATCGCAGAGTTATATCAAAAATATTCTAAAGAAGAGTTGGCAAATCTAGGCATTAATATTTATCAATCCAATGATATAGAAAGGACTGAGGAAAGAACTTTTGATGAAATTATCAGTTGGGTTTCCAACCCTTATGCAACAAGACCAATTCAAGAAAGGCACACTATTCAATTAGAGCCAACAAGATTTTCACTAGAGGATAAGAAAAGAATTGAAGAAGCTGCAGCTCAAGGACTAAGCGAAATCGACCCTATTGATTTAGTTGACCTATATGATATTAATTTAGACAATACAAGCGTCAATCGCCATATTGTGGGGTTATTGACTAATAACACCCAAGTAACATACTATTTCCAAGAACAATTAAATAAGGAGTTGCTGTCAATGGCTCACGCTTTAGATAACGTACAACAGGCCTTTATTAAATTATTAAGTGAAGAGGAGATACGAAAATTTGCTCTTTAA
- the cadX gene encoding Cd(II)/Zn(II)-sensing metalloregulatory transcriptional regulator CadX yields the protein MKKDSICQVDVINQQNVTTATNYLEKEKVQKSLRILSKFTDNKQINIIFYLLAVEELCVCDIACLLNLSMASASHHLRKLANQNILDTRREGKIIYYFIKDEEIRDFFNQLG from the coding sequence ATGAAAAAAGATAGTATCTGTCAAGTGGATGTTATAAATCAACAAAATGTTACAACCGCAACGAACTACCTTGAAAAGGAAAAAGTCCAAAAATCACTTCGCATTTTATCAAAATTTACCGATAATAAACAGATAAATATCATCTTTTATCTCCTTGCCGTCGAAGAACTCTGTGTCTGCGATATAGCCTGTTTATTAAATCTCAGTATGGCATCTGCCTCCCACCATCTTCGTAAACTAGCCAATCAAAACATCTTGGACACTAGAAGAGAGGGGAAAATTATATATTATTTTATAAAAGATGAGGAAATCAGAGATTTTTTTAATCAACTAGGATAA
- a CDS encoding CadD family cadmium resistance transporter produces MIQNVVTSIILYSGTAVDLLIILMLFFAKRKSRKDIINIYLGQFLGSVSLIFLSLLFAFVLNYIPSKEILGLLGLIPIFLGLKVLLLGDSDGEAIAKDGLRKDNKNLIFLVAMITFASCGADNIGVFVPYFTTLNLANLIVTLLTFLVMIYLLVFSAQKLAQVPSVGETLEKYSRWFIAVVYLGLGMYILIENNSFDMLWAVLG; encoded by the coding sequence ATGATTCAAAATGTTGTTACTTCAATAATCCTGTATTCTGGGACAGCCGTAGACTTACTTATTATCCTAATGTTATTTTTTGCCAAAAGAAAAAGCAGAAAAGACATCATTAACATCTATTTAGGACAATTTCTAGGCTCTGTTAGTCTAATATTCCTAAGTTTGCTTTTTGCATTTGTCTTAAATTATATTCCTAGTAAAGAGATTTTAGGTTTACTCGGTTTGATTCCAATTTTCCTAGGCCTAAAAGTTTTGCTTTTAGGAGATTCTGATGGAGAAGCTATTGCAAAAGATGGTTTGCGAAAAGACAATAAAAACCTGATTTTTCTAGTCGCTATGATTACTTTTGCAAGTTGTGGCGCTGACAATATTGGTGTCTTTGTCCCATATTTTACCACCTTAAATTTAGCGAATTTGATAGTGACTTTACTTACTTTTCTAGTCATGATTTATCTCTTGGTTTTTTCTGCACAAAAATTAGCACAAGTCCCTTCTGTTGGAGAAACTTTGGAAAAATATAGCAGATGGTTTATTGCCGTTGTCTATTTAGGATTGGGGATGTATATCCTGATTGAAAACAACAGCTTTGACATGCTATGGGCTGTGTTAGGCTAG
- the rpmG gene encoding 50S ribosomal protein L33 has product MRVNITLEHKESGERLYLTSKNKRNTPDRLQLKKYSPKLRKHVIFTEVK; this is encoded by the coding sequence ATGCGCGTAAATATTACACTTGAACACAAAGAATCTGGTGAACGCTTGTACCTTACTTCAAAAAACAAACGTAACACTCCAGACCGTCTTCAATTAAAAAAATACTCACCAAAATTGCGTAAACACGTAATCTTTACTGAGGTTAAGTAA
- the rpmF gene encoding 50S ribosomal protein L32 produces the protein MAVPARHTSKAKKNKRRTHYKLTAPSVQFDETTGDYSRSHRVSLKGYYKGRKIAKANESK, from the coding sequence ATGGCAGTTCCTGCACGTCACACGTCAAAAGCTAAAAAGAACAAACGTCGTACGCATTACAAATTGACAGCTCCATCTGTACAATTCGACGAGACTACTGGAGATTACTCACGTTCTCACCGTGTATCCCTTAAAGGATACTACAAAGGACGTAAGATCGCTAAAGCTAACGAATCTAAATAA
- the hisS gene encoding histidine--tRNA ligase, which yields MAFQKPKGTQDILPVDAAKWQYVESVARDTFRQYNYGEIRTPMFEHYEVISRSVGDTTDIVTKEMYDFYDKGDRHITLRPEGTAPVVRSYVENKLFAPEVQKPVKLYYIGSMFRYERPQAGRLREFHQVGVECFGAANPATDVETIAMAYHLFETLGIKDVTLHLNSLGSPASRAAYRQALIDYLTPMRDQLSKDSQRRLDENPLRVLDSKEKEDKLAVEKAPSILDYLDEESQAHFEAVKDMLEALNIPYVIDTNMVRGLDYYNHTIFEFITSVEGSDLTICAGGRYDSLVGYFGGPETPGFGFGLGLERLLMIIEKQGITLPIETEMDVYLAVLGDGANSKALELVQAIRRQGFTAERDYLGRKIKAQFKAADTFKAKLIITLGESEVEAEKAVIKNNRSRQELKASFEDIMTNFESLSDQLLS from the coding sequence ATGGCATTTCAAAAACCAAAAGGAACTCAGGATATTCTTCCTGTTGATGCTGCGAAATGGCAGTATGTGGAATCTGTTGCGCGCGATACGTTTCGCCAATACAACTATGGGGAAATTCGTACCCCTATGTTTGAACACTACGAGGTAATCTCGCGGTCTGTGGGTGATACGACTGATATTGTGACTAAGGAAATGTATGATTTCTATGATAAAGGCGATCGTCATATCACCTTGCGTCCTGAGGGTACAGCTCCTGTGGTTCGTTCTTATGTTGAAAACAAACTGTTTGCCCCAGAAGTTCAAAAACCAGTCAAACTTTACTATATTGGTTCAATGTTCCGCTATGAACGTCCTCAGGCTGGTCGTTTGCGTGAATTTCACCAAGTTGGGGTAGAATGTTTCGGGGCTGCCAATCCAGCAACAGATGTTGAAACCATTGCAATGGCCTATCATCTCTTTGAAACATTAGGTATTAAGGATGTCACCCTTCACTTAAACAGTTTGGGAAGCCCTGCGAGTCGTGCTGCCTATCGTCAGGCCTTGATTGACTACTTAACACCAATGCGTGACCAATTGTCTAAAGATAGTCAACGTCGTTTGGATGAAAATCCACTGCGCGTACTTGATTCCAAAGAAAAAGAGGACAAACTAGCCGTTGAAAAGGCCCCTTCTATTTTAGATTATTTAGATGAGGAAAGTCAGGCCCATTTTGAGGCTGTCAAAGATATGCTTGAAGCCCTTAACATTCCATATGTGATTGACACCAACATGGTGCGCGGCCTTGATTACTATAACCACACCATTTTTGAATTTATCACGTCTGTGGAAGGCTCTGACTTAACCATTTGTGCGGGCGGACGTTATGATAGTTTGGTAGGTTACTTTGGTGGGCCAGAAACTCCTGGCTTTGGCTTTGGTCTAGGCTTAGAACGTCTCTTGATGATTATTGAAAAGCAGGGCATTACCTTACCAATTGAGACAGAGATGGATGTTTACCTTGCTGTGCTGGGTGACGGTGCTAATAGCAAAGCTTTAGAATTGGTTCAAGCAATTCGCCGTCAAGGGTTTACAGCTGAACGGGATTACCTTGGCCGTAAGATTAAAGCTCAGTTTAAAGCAGCCGACACCTTTAAAGCAAAACTGATTATCACTTTAGGAGAAAGTGAAGTTGAAGCAGAAAAAGCGGTGATTAAGAATAACCGTAGCCGCCAAGAATTGAAAGCAAGCTTTGAAGACATTATGACCAACTTTGAAAGCTTATCAGATCAATTGTTATCCTAG
- the aspS gene encoding aspartate--tRNA ligase encodes MKRSMYAGRVREEHIGTAITLKGWVGRRRDLGGLIFIDLRDREGVMQLVINPEEVSSDVMATAERLRSEYVIEVEGLVEARQQANDKLATGAVELKVSALTILNTAKTTPFEIKDDVEVSDDTRLRYRYLDLRRPEMLENFKLRAKVTHSIRNYLDDLEFIDVETPMLTKSTPEGARDYLVPSRVSQGHFYALPQSPQITKQLLMNAGFDRYYQIVKCFRDEDLRGDRQPEFTQVDLETSFLSEQEIQDIVEGMIAKVMKETKGIDVTLPFPRMSYDVAMNNYGSDKPDTRFEMLLQDLTVTVKGIDFKVFSEAPVVKAIVVKGNADHYSRKDIDKLTEFAKQFGAKGLAWVKMTDGQLAGPVAKFLTTVEEDLSSQLGLAENDLVLFVADTLEVANNTLGALRNRIAKDLDLIDHSQFNFLWVVDWPMFEWSEEEGRYMSAHHPFTLPTQESAHELEGDLAKVRAIAYDIVLNGYELGGGSLRINQKEMQERMFKALGFTADEANDQFGFLLEAMDYGFPPHGGLAIGLDRFVMLLAGKDNIREVIAFPKNNKASDPMTQAPSLVSEKQLEELSLHIESHD; translated from the coding sequence ATGAAACGTAGCATGTATGCAGGGCGTGTTCGCGAGGAACACATTGGAACGGCAATCACATTGAAAGGATGGGTCGGTCGTCGTCGTGACTTGGGTGGTCTTATCTTTATTGATCTGCGTGACCGTGAGGGTGTGATGCAATTGGTGATTAATCCTGAGGAAGTTTCCAGTGATGTGATGGCAACTGCTGAGCGCCTACGTAGTGAATATGTCATTGAAGTGGAAGGTCTTGTTGAAGCTCGTCAGCAGGCTAATGATAAATTGGCAACAGGTGCAGTGGAACTGAAAGTGTCAGCCTTAACCATTTTAAACACAGCAAAAACAACACCCTTTGAAATTAAAGACGATGTTGAGGTAAGTGATGACACACGTTTACGTTACCGTTACTTAGACTTACGTCGTCCGGAAATGTTAGAGAATTTCAAGCTACGTGCAAAAGTGACTCATTCTATCCGTAATTACCTTGATGATCTTGAGTTTATTGATGTGGAGACACCTATGTTGACAAAATCAACTCCAGAAGGTGCGCGTGACTATTTAGTACCAAGTCGAGTGAGTCAGGGACATTTTTATGCTTTACCACAAAGCCCTCAAATTACCAAGCAGTTATTGATGAATGCTGGCTTTGATCGCTATTATCAAATTGTTAAGTGTTTCCGTGATGAAGATTTACGGGGAGACCGTCAACCCGAGTTTACACAAGTTGACTTGGAAACGTCATTCCTTTCTGAACAAGAGATTCAAGACATTGTTGAAGGCATGATTGCCAAAGTGATGAAAGAGACAAAAGGGATAGATGTTACCCTACCTTTTCCACGTATGAGCTACGATGTGGCCATGAATAACTATGGCTCTGATAAACCAGATACACGTTTTGAAATGCTTTTACAAGACTTGACAGTGACTGTCAAGGGAATTGACTTCAAGGTTTTCTCAGAAGCACCAGTTGTCAAGGCTATTGTGGTTAAGGGGAATGCAGACCACTATTCGCGTAAAGATATTGACAAGTTGACTGAATTTGCCAAACAATTTGGTGCCAAGGGACTTGCTTGGGTTAAAATGACAGATGGGCAATTAGCAGGTCCAGTTGCTAAATTCTTAACAACTGTTGAAGAAGACTTGTCAAGTCAGTTAGGTCTTGCTGAGAATGATTTGGTTTTATTTGTGGCAGACACACTTGAGGTGGCTAATAACACCTTGGGTGCTCTTCGCAACCGTATTGCCAAAGATCTTGATCTGATTGATCACTCCCAATTTAATTTCCTTTGGGTGGTTGATTGGCCAATGTTTGAGTGGTCGGAAGAAGAAGGACGTTACATGTCAGCTCATCACCCGTTCACTCTTCCAACTCAAGAATCAGCTCATGAATTAGAGGGGGATTTGGCTAAGGTACGTGCTATTGCTTACGATATTGTCTTAAATGGTTATGAGCTTGGTGGTGGTAGCTTGCGGATCAATCAAAAAGAGATGCAAGAGCGTATGTTCAAGGCGCTTGGCTTTACCGCCGATGAAGCTAACGACCAATTTGGTTTCTTGCTAGAAGCGATGGATTATGGCTTCCCTCCACATGGTGGTCTTGCCATCGGTCTTGACCGCTTTGTCATGTTACTTGCTGGAAAAGACAATATTCGTGAAGTGATTGCCTTTCCAAAAAATAACAAAGCCTCTGATCCTATGACGCAAGCACCTAGTCTTGTTTCTGAAAAACAGTTAGAAGAACTCAGTCTTCACATAGAAAGTCATGATTAA
- a CDS encoding YitT family protein gives MIKKTTYKKKVKYVISRGAKKIGLLHALRSISREKYAEKVSASLLYGILSSIAVNFFFQPGHVYSSGATGLAQVFSALSHRLLGYDFPIALAFYLINIPLLVLAWYKIGHQFTIFTFITVSMSSFFIQIMPQVTLTSDPLINAIFGGLVMGMGIGTGLKSRISSGGTDIISLTLRKRTGKDVGSLSLMVNGAILAFAGILFGWQHALYSMVSIFVSSRVTDAIFTKQKKMQATIITSHPERVIHMIHKRLHRGVTSINDAEGTYKHEQKAVLITILTREEYPEFKWLMLKTDPQAFVSVAENIRIIGRFAEDD, from the coding sequence ATGATTAAGAAAACAACTTATAAGAAAAAAGTTAAATATGTCATTAGTCGAGGAGCCAAGAAGATTGGTCTGCTCCATGCTCTTAGGAGCATTTCAAGAGAAAAATATGCAGAGAAGGTTTCCGCTTCTCTGCTTTATGGCATTTTGTCTAGTATTGCTGTCAACTTTTTCTTCCAGCCTGGGCATGTCTATTCTAGTGGGGCTACTGGATTGGCACAAGTTTTTTCAGCTCTTAGCCATCGTCTTTTAGGTTATGATTTTCCAATCGCCCTTGCTTTTTATTTGATTAATATTCCTTTGCTTGTCTTAGCTTGGTATAAAATTGGGCACCAGTTTACCATTTTTACCTTTATCACGGTTAGCATGAGTTCTTTCTTTATTCAAATCATGCCCCAAGTGACCTTGACCTCTGATCCACTCATCAATGCTATTTTTGGTGGTTTGGTCATGGGAATGGGGATTGGTACAGGTCTCAAATCACGTATCTCTAGTGGGGGGACAGATATTATTAGTTTGACCCTTAGAAAGCGAACAGGTAAAGATGTAGGAAGTCTATCATTGATGGTTAATGGTGCCATTTTAGCCTTTGCGGGGATTTTATTTGGCTGGCAGCATGCCCTTTATTCTATGGTCTCTATCTTTGTATCAAGCCGTGTCACTGATGCTATTTTTACTAAACAAAAGAAGATGCAAGCGACCATTATTACCAGTCACCCAGAGCGTGTGATTCACATGATTCATAAACGGTTGCATCGTGGCGTGACCAGTATCAACGACGCAGAAGGGACTTACAAGCATGAGCAAAAAGCAGTTTTAATCACTATTTTGACGCGTGAGGAATACCCAGAATTTAAATGGCTGATGTTAAAAACAGACCCGCAAGCCTTTGTATCGGTGGCAGAGAATATCAGAATTATCGGTCGCTTTGCTGAAGATGATTAA
- a CDS encoding YitT family protein — MSVDQRLQLKKFCFIILGAAIYAFAFVYFYMANQIAANGLAGLTLVGKALFEIDPSLTGYLINLPLVLLGAKFFGKRAMVYTVTGIFSLYFFVWLFQRIPLVVDLDHDNLVVSLMAGIIGGLGGGLVFRNGGTIGGADIIAKLLEDKLGLQLNQALLGIDIFVMIVSLTYISLSQMMYALIASFMYGQIVRLVQQGGYAARGTFIISDQAEAVAHFIMEELGRGVTYLHGEGAYSGRDKKVIYVALGRTDIRELKAFLPQVDPNAFVSYFDVDEVNSPEFIATKSKYHKKKK, encoded by the coding sequence ATGTCAGTTGACCAACGTTTACAGCTAAAGAAATTTTGTTTTATTATTTTGGGCGCAGCGATCTATGCCTTTGCTTTTGTTTATTTTTACATGGCTAATCAAATTGCAGCCAACGGTCTGGCTGGTCTGACCTTAGTTGGCAAAGCGCTTTTTGAAATTGACCCTTCTTTGACCGGTTATTTGATTAATTTGCCCTTGGTCTTGTTAGGAGCTAAATTTTTCGGGAAAAGAGCCATGGTTTATACGGTAACAGGTATTTTCTCACTTTACTTTTTTGTGTGGTTATTTCAACGCATTCCTTTAGTGGTTGATTTAGACCATGACAATTTAGTCGTTTCTTTGATGGCTGGAATTATTGGAGGACTTGGTGGGGGTCTTGTTTTTCGCAATGGTGGTACCATAGGTGGGGCTGATATTATTGCCAAGTTATTGGAAGACAAGTTAGGGTTACAGCTGAATCAAGCTCTTTTAGGTATTGATATTTTTGTCATGATTGTCTCCTTGACCTATATCTCCTTATCCCAAATGATGTATGCGTTGATTGCCAGTTTTATGTATGGTCAAATCGTTCGTTTAGTACAACAAGGTGGTTATGCAGCGCGGGGAACCTTTATTATTTCTGATCAGGCTGAGGCTGTGGCGCATTTTATCATGGAGGAATTAGGTAGAGGAGTCACTTATTTACATGGGGAGGGAGCCTACTCTGGACGTGATAAGAAAGTTATCTATGTTGCCCTAGGACGGACAGATATTCGGGAATTAAAAGCTTTTTTACCCCAAGTTGACCCCAATGCTTTTGTTTCTTATTTTGATGTTGATGAAGTAAATAGCCCAGAATTTATAGCTACTAAAAGCAAATACCATAAAAAGAAAAAATAA
- a CDS encoding YitT family protein → MTHHDKLTKLLKLFLIALGVAIYTFGFVNFNMANALAEGGVAGITLILHAHFGINPAYSSLLFNLPLFILGAKIFGKRSLALTIYGTVLMSVFIWMWQKVPMELGLENDMMLVAVVAGLFSGIGSGIVFRYGATTGGTDIIGRIAEEKFGAKLGQTLLLVDALVLTASLTYVDLKHMLYTLVASFVFSQMISVVQNGGYTIRGMIIITKHSEAAAQAILTEINRGVTYLRGQGAYSGNDYNIMYVTLNPTEVREVKRILAGLDPDAFISIIDVDEVISSDFKIRRKNFDKPIEKALQKKPKLLK, encoded by the coding sequence ATGACACATCACGATAAATTGACTAAACTACTGAAATTATTTTTAATTGCCCTAGGTGTTGCCATTTATACCTTTGGTTTTGTTAATTTTAATATGGCTAATGCCTTGGCTGAAGGTGGTGTGGCAGGGATAACCTTGATTTTACATGCGCATTTTGGGATCAACCCCGCTTACTCTTCGCTTCTCTTTAATCTTCCGCTTTTCATTTTAGGGGCAAAGATTTTTGGGAAGCGGTCCTTAGCCTTAACCATCTATGGAACAGTTCTGATGTCAGTTTTTATCTGGATGTGGCAAAAAGTCCCTATGGAACTTGGTTTAGAAAATGACATGATGTTAGTAGCTGTGGTGGCAGGGCTTTTTTCAGGGATTGGGAGTGGCATTGTTTTTCGCTATGGTGCAACCACAGGTGGAACGGATATTATTGGTCGTATTGCAGAAGAAAAATTTGGAGCTAAGCTAGGTCAAACTTTGCTTTTGGTGGATGCCCTTGTGTTAACGGCATCTTTGACTTATGTGGATTTAAAACACATGCTTTATACCTTGGTAGCGAGCTTTGTTTTCAGCCAAATGATTAGTGTAGTTCAAAATGGTGGTTATACTATCCGTGGAATGATTATTATTACCAAGCATTCAGAGGCTGCCGCTCAAGCTATCCTAACAGAAATCAATCGTGGAGTGACTTACTTGAGAGGTCAAGGAGCTTACTCTGGTAATGATTATAATATCATGTATGTGACCCTAAACCCAACTGAAGTTCGGGAAGTCAAACGTATTTTAGCAGGTTTGGACCCCGATGCCTTTATCTCCATTATAGACGTGGACGAAGTTATTAGTTCTGATTTTAAGATTCGTCGGAAAAATTTTGACAAGCCTATTGAAAAGGCTTTACAGAAAAAGCCTAAGTTGTTAAAATAA
- the abc-f gene encoding ribosomal protection-like ABC-F family protein: MEILKLNHYQLEIEGQQLLDIDQLRLQQGEKVFLIGENGSGKTSFFRTLVGESQAYRGQVICQTDLAYLPQLKLDQQQSGGERVMAYLKDVFQKKAPLLVLDEPSSHLDKVNQQWLIHQLKRYRGTLLVASHDRYLMNQVAQKIWSIEKQKIKVYQGNYDDYKQAKELENQKQVAAMANHQRQVAKLEKQIQEKKERANQMMRPKKTVSRSDWKVNAFAGSYDSQAKYIAKSAKAMEKRLAKLEPVKQVAKRPWAKLKHSPQEKKIPHTLIHLKEGSLYRDSRLLFAYPALTLRANSKVAIIGRNKAGKSTFLQALANHSLSGFYADQLKITYYKQDQTQLETNQTAFEFVRGQSHHDRALILNYLAMMGLPYQKAHRKIESLSGGERVRLALVAAMLSNHHLLILDEPTNYLDLAAMEALEVGLKQYPYPFILVSHDEHFVASVTHQCYEIREGRLDFVSEDLTFNRF; the protein is encoded by the coding sequence ATGGAGATATTAAAACTTAATCATTATCAATTAGAAATAGAAGGTCAACAATTACTAGACATAGATCAGTTACGGCTTCAGCAAGGTGAAAAAGTTTTTCTAATCGGAGAAAATGGTTCTGGCAAAACCAGCTTTTTTCGAACACTTGTGGGAGAGAGTCAAGCTTATCGGGGACAAGTCATTTGTCAAACTGATCTAGCCTACCTCCCCCAACTGAAGTTAGATCAGCAACAATCTGGTGGCGAAAGGGTCATGGCTTATTTAAAAGACGTTTTTCAAAAGAAAGCTCCCTTACTAGTGCTAGATGAACCTAGTTCACATTTGGATAAAGTCAATCAGCAGTGGTTGATTCATCAGCTTAAACGTTATCGAGGAACCCTCTTAGTGGCTAGCCATGACCGTTATTTGATGAACCAAGTAGCTCAGAAAATATGGTCTATCGAAAAACAGAAGATAAAAGTTTACCAAGGAAATTACGATGACTATAAGCAGGCTAAGGAGCTAGAAAATCAAAAACAAGTTGCTGCCATGGCTAATCATCAGCGTCAGGTGGCCAAGTTAGAAAAGCAGATTCAGGAGAAAAAAGAGCGTGCTAATCAGATGATGAGACCCAAAAAAACGGTGTCTCGCTCAGATTGGAAAGTGAATGCCTTTGCCGGCAGTTATGATTCTCAAGCTAAATATATTGCTAAGTCAGCAAAGGCTATGGAAAAACGTTTGGCTAAGCTTGAACCTGTCAAGCAAGTTGCTAAAAGACCTTGGGCCAAACTCAAACATAGTCCACAGGAAAAGAAAATTCCTCATACGCTTATTCATTTAAAAGAAGGCAGTCTATACCGAGATAGTCGTCTCTTGTTTGCTTACCCAGCCCTTACTCTAAGAGCAAATAGTAAGGTAGCTATAATAGGTAGAAATAAGGCGGGAAAGTCAACCTTTTTGCAAGCCTTAGCTAATCATTCCTTATCAGGTTTTTACGCTGACCAATTGAAGATAACTTATTATAAACAGGATCAAACTCAATTGGAAACGAACCAAACTGCTTTTGAATTTGTACGAGGTCAGTCACATCACGATCGAGCCCTTATTCTTAATTACCTCGCCATGATGGGACTTCCTTATCAAAAAGCACATCGTAAAATAGAGAGCCTTTCTGGTGGTGAAAGGGTTCGATTGGCTTTGGTTGCTGCCATGCTTAGTAATCACCACTTATTAATCTTAGATGAACCAACTAATTATTTGGATCTCGCTGCTATGGAGGCTTTGGAAGTGGGTTTAAAACAGTACCCATATCCTTTTATTCTGGTTTCGCATGATGAGCACTTTGTTGCATCTGTCACTCATCAATGTTATGAGATTAGAGAGGGACGACTAGATTTTGTTTCCGAGGATTTAACTTTTAATCGTTTTTAA